The Bacteroidota bacterium genomic sequence GAAGGCATTTCGGTAATTGACTCCGCTTGAATTTGTCCATGCGCCGTTGTAATACTGCTTATAGCCGTTTTGGAAATCACTTCCCGCACCAACATAACATTGATAAATATTCGGATGTCCTGGCGTTGGTGTCCATGTCCTTCCTCTCAAGTCGCCATAAAAAATCGGCCTTGGTCCTGACCCATACGCTCCGATCACTATGGGGTTTGCCCACGTGCCGATCAAGGTATCAAATATCCCGCCTTCAAAGACATCTCCGCGCTTGAAAAGAACAGAATCACCTGGATTTAACTTTGCATATTCCGCCCGCATCGGCGTAAGCCACGGTTGGGCTTGAGTCCCCGGGTTTGCATCATTGCCCGCTGCGGCAACATAGTACGTCGTCTGAGCATTTGCAAGACCGCCTCCTGGCTGGACGAGCGGAATGGCGATCAATATCGAAAGAAAGATGTAGAATATTTGCTTCATTTCTTTAGCCCTCCGGCAAAAAAGCAGTACAATTCCCTTCAACGAGGCTGAACGGGAAACCAATTCTGAATTTCTCTAAAAAATAATCCCCGCAGATGGAGTAAAGTATTTGGTATGCCCGCGAGGGGATGCATCGAGATTCTGGATATCGGGTGAATGACAGTGCAAACGGGGTGGGTAAAGATCCTGCACCATGATAACAATAAATCTCTGATCGGCTGTCCGATCCTTCACGAGAGCCTTTTCTCTCCTCACACGGACAGAATTCAGCCATCATTACTGCGGATAAGTTCCAGAAGCTCTGACGGCACCTGAAACGAAACAGACTGCTGCACTGCGGCAATTGGCACAATCACGCGTGAGCCTCCGTTCACTCTGTTTATGATTCCCTCTACCCCAATCAACGGTCCGCTGATGATCCTGACCCTTTCACCGACTTCGAGATACGATTCGCGCTGGACTGCTTTTGATCCGCCGACCACCCGCCGAAGCCAGTCTATTTGCAAATCGGGAACTCGCGACGGCTTGCTCTGGATGCCGACAAACCGGATAACTCCGTTTGTCCTCAGGATTGTCTCTCTGTCCCGCAAATCGGTTCTGACGAAAAGATATCCCCGGAAGAGGGGCTCCGTCACCTTTTTCTTCCGGTCGCTCCATACGTGCACCTCTTCGATCAACGGGAGGAATTGTTCGATCTTTTTTTTCTCCAGTTCGATGGCCACTTTTTTTTCGTACCTGCTACGCAGGTAGAGGGCATACCATTGAGGTGCCACGACTGACATTCTTAAAAATAATCTCGTTTTTTGTAAAAGTCGTTTCCCCTGAGCGAATCACGATATTCTTTATTGGGGTTGAGGCGAAGCGCGTTGCTTCGTCCTTCGATGCGTCCCGCATTCGCGGGGCTTACTCGGGATGAACCTGCTTTTTGCTAGGCTTTACAAAACAAGGGACGTTCACCCTGAGCGAGTCACGATGTCTTCTATCGGGGCGAGTCGAAGGGCCTTACTTTGCCCTTCGATGCGTCCCGCATTCGAGGGACTTACTCAGGATGAATCTGCGTTCCGTTAAGCTTTACAAAAAGAGTGGTTCATCCCCTCAGAGAGGGCTCTTTTGGAGGCTGGCTTTGCCGGTACACTGGCGAGAAACAACGCCTCGAGTTCCTGATATTACTTCTTCGAATAGTTAAGAACCTGAGTGACGGCTATCGTTACCGCCGAGACCTCCACGACCACCTCGAAGGCATCTCTGAACTTCGCCCAGCCGGTGCGATTCACCATAATGAAATCCCCCGGCATTAGCTGCAGCTCTTCTTGTTTCACCGATGAAAGGTCTTCCAGGTCGACGTGAAACTCGCGTCGTGTAACTTTCTCTCCTTTTCCGTCGATCCGGATGATGGTCACTTTACTCAACGATCCGTCGGGCGTCGGTCCACCGGCCAACGCGATCAAATTGATCAGGTCTATCGAGCTCGCGATTTCGTACCTGCCCGGTCTCTGCACGAATCCTATCACGTTCACGATGAGCGTAAGGTCGTTGGGGCGGGCAAAATAGTAGTTCGTGCTCGTCTCCCCCGCCGACGTTGCTGAAAGAAAGGAGCTGGGATTGATCTGTGCATCCGCGTCTGTCAGACACAACATCAGACATGCGGCAAAAACAATGCTGCAATATTTTCTCATGGTGTTGTTAACCTTCAAGTTTAATAGAAGCTATCTCAAAAATACGTCATTTCATCCTTCGATGCGTCCCGCTAACGCGGGACTTACTCAGGATGAGCCTACTATTTGTTCACCCTGAGCAAGTGAGCGGAGCGAACGCGTCGAAGGACAGACAGTCCCGAGGGCATCCCTCTGGGAGAATGGTCGGCAAAAATTCGTTTTTAAGAAAGCTTTTAGTGTCTCGGTTTCAATTTTAAAGTCAATCCAACGAAAATTCTAACGGAACTACTTCGGATGCCGAATCCAGCTTGGTCGCACTGGATGCCAGGATTTGCATGTATGTCGTTAATTCTCTGCAGCAACCAGAGTATGATACGCTGCCTCACGTGTGGGATTCCAGCGGCCGGTTCGTTCTTTTTTTTGACTTTTTCCTCTTCCCGTTGGAACCGTAGTATCCTGATTCATAACCATAGTAGCCGTTCGGGTGGCCGTACGCATACGAGCCGAAAGAAGAGCGTATATCAAAGTTATTCAGAACCACACCGAGCAATCTTGCGTCGAAGCTGTGAAGCAGCTCGACAGCGGACATCAGGGCATTGGCCCTCGTCATCCCGGCAGATGCAACGATCACAACGCCTTCTGCTTCTTTTGCCAGCACGGCTGCATCCGTCACAGCCAGCAGCGGCGGTGCGTCGGCAAGAATGATGTCGTACTCCTGTTTCATCATTCCGATGAATTCCTTCATTTTGTTTGAACCAAGAAGCTCGGAAGGATTGTCCGGAAGCTCTCCGGAAGCGATGATATCGAGGTTCTCCAGAACTCCCCGCTGGCGCACATCCTCAAGACCCGCTTCCCCGGAAAGAAAGCCGGCGAGCCCGCGCTCGTTTGTAAGCCCGAAGAACTCATGGATCGTCGGACGCCGTAGGTCTCCGTTCACGAGCAAAATTTTCTTGTCCGCCTGAGCAAGCGAGATGGCAAGGTTGCACGCCGTCGTCGTTTTCCCTTCTCCGGGAATCGCGCTCGTCATCATGATGCATCGGGGGAAATTGTCCTGTTGGGTTGCAAGCACATTGGTCCGCAGATGCCTGTATGATTCTGCAATCGGTCCGAACGGCCGGTAAAAAGAGACCAGATGTATATCGAGCGGAGATTGCGCCGTACTGTCCCTGGTATCTTCAACGATCCTTTTTATTTCGTAGTTCATCCGGCTGATCGTCGAGAGCGGGACAAACCCGTGGCGCTTCAGGTCTTCCGGTGTTCGTATGCGGACGTCGGCAAACGCCCATACGAACGTGACGAAGACTCCGAGGGTCAGGCCAACAACAAACCCGAAAATAAGATAGACACGAAGACGCGTCCCCACGGGCGTCAGCGGCACCACGGCCGGGTCGACAATGTTTACGTACCCGAATTCTGATTTTTCCTGTATCGACGTTTCGTTATACTTTTCTTCGACGAGCAAATAGAGTTTTTCATTGCTCATCTTCGCGCGCTGCAATCGAGCCAGATCCATGCTCTTCTTCGGGATCTGATTGAATTTTTTTTCATAGTCCTGGATCACGCCGTCGAGCGCGCTTTTTCGCGCGTCGAGGGCCTGAAGTTCGATGCTCTGCTCGATGATCCTCTGCTTTGCCTCGGCAAGAAACGACCCGCTTCCTCCTCCGGATGTCCCCCCCGTGCCGGGGAGGACGGACTTGAGGAATTGGTCCGTGCGGCCGGCGAGCGTCTTTTTCAGGGAGGCTATCTGCTGGTCGATCTCCTTCAATTTGTCGGAATAAAGTTTCTGATCGGCGACACCGGGGTTCTGCGCGGTCACGATATCGCGCTGCACTTCAAGCTTCGCTATCTGCTCCTGCAAAAGAGCGATGTAGCTGTCGTTCGATTCTTCGATCGCTCTGGCAGAGCTTTGTCCAAGCTTTTCAAATTCTTCCTTATACGAAGCGAGCGTTTTCAGCCTTGAACTTTTCTCTACTTCGATGGCGTCCCGTTGAGCCTCAAGCGCCGTTAGTTGGTCTACAACTTTGGTCCCCTCTGCATCGAGGGAAACGACGCCGGAAGAACGCATGTAGTCCTGCAGGTTGTTTTCAGCTGAATCGAGCAATGCTTTCCTTGATTCAAGTTGTGACTGCAGAAACTCGCGGATCGCGGTGGTCCGGAGACGGCTTGCCTGGAGGTTTTGCGTGGTGTAAATTTCGGTGTACACGTTCGCGATCAGCGCCGCTTCCACGGGATCCCCGCTCACTGCCGTGATCTTGACAATATCGGTTTCATGGATCGGAGAAAAATCGACAGCTCCCTCCAATCGTTCCGAAACTTCTTCGACTGTCGCCAGGGAGTCTCTGCCCCCCGCCGACCTCAAAATAGGTATGATCTTCGTTTTTTTGTCATTGATGTATTTTTGAGAAAGGAGTGCTTCGGCAACGGCCTGGATGGTGGACCGGGATTTCAATATCTCGATCTCGTTCGAAATCTTGGTTGCGGCGGTCGCTCCCGTCAAATCGAGCATCGGATTTGCCTTATCGCTAGCTTTCGTCTCGATCAAAACGAGAGAGCTTGCTTCAAACTTGGGTTTTGTGTCGTTAGAATACAGGAAAGCGAGGCCGGTTGCCACGCACACCGAGACCAGAATGATCCACTTCCCTCGGAGTAGAATTGCCAAATATTCCCACAAAGGTGACACGAGCGAATCTGCCTGGTGTCGTCCGTTGCCCTTGTCATTACTTTGCGGTTCCCGGTAAGAATTCATCTGATGATCCTATTCGTAAGCATCTGCTGCGGTCTGAGGAGTTTATAAAAAATGAGGCTGTGTGCGGCTAAAACGGAACAATCTATGCGATCTCTTTATTATGTCACCCTCCGCGGAGCGAAGGGGCTGGATTGCACGGGAGATTGTGCCGCAATTTTCGTTTTTGATTTGCCCCCTGCTGTCCAGATTCTTCACTCCGTCCCGCTATCGCGGGACTTCGTTCAGAATGACAATGACGTTGAATTGTCTGTCAGAATAAAAATCCCAATTCTCGTGTCACCCTCCGCGGAGCGAAGGGGCTGGATTGCATGGGGGATTTGTGTCACGCAATTTTCGTTTTTGATTTGCACCCCTGCTGTCCAGATTCTTCACTCCGTCCCGCCATAGCGGGACTCTGTTCAGAATGACAATGACGTTGCGTTGTTTGTCAGAATAAAAATCCCATTTCTCGTGTCACCCTGAGCGGAGCGAAGGGGCTGGATTGCGCGGGGGATTGTGCCGCAATTTTCGTCTTTGATTTGCACCCCTGCTGTCCAGATTCTTCACTCCGTCCCGCTATCGCGGGACTCCGTTCAGAATGACAATGGCGTTACATTGTTTGTCAGAATGAAAATCCCGTTTCTCGTATCCCCCTGAACGGAGCGAAGAATGACAATTACACTTTTTTTGTGTGGGGTTACTTCAACAGCAGCATCTTCTTCAGCTCAGTCCTGCCGTTCGACTCCAGCCGCGAAAAATATATTCCGCTCGCAAAGCGCGAGCCATCGAACGTTGCCTGGTTATACTGTCCGGCTTTCGCGATTCCATCGAACAGCGTCGCCACCAGCTGTCCGATCGCATTGTATACATTCAACGTTGCACGTCCGTCCGCCGGCACCGTGAACTGGATATTTGTCGACGGGTTGAACGGGTTCGGATAATTCTGCGACATCCCGAAAACCCTCGGCGCTCCGCCTATGGACACTTCGATCTCACGTGAATAGCTGAACGCACCGTTATGGTCGGTTTGCTTTAACCGGTACGAATAGGTACCTGCGGTCCCGACGTTGTCCTTAAAAGAATACGAATGAGGGACGTTGCTTGTGCCCGCGCCAGAGACCGAGCCGACCTTTGTCCACTGCTGCGTGCCCGCTGATCGCCGTTGTATATCAAATCCAGCGTTGTTGATTTCCGTTGCCGTCTTCCATTGCAGCTCAATCGTTGACCCGGTGTAGGAAGCGGAGAATGCTGCCAATTCAACAGGGAGGTCCACAGGGAGGTCGTGTTGGTACAAGCCCCCCGTCATTCCCGCATAAAGAAACGAACCTTGGACAGCCAAAGCATTAACAGGTGAGCTTTCTGGTAATCCATCACTCGAGTCAACCCAGCTTGTTCCATTGTCGGTGGATTTGTAAACTAAGTATGACGAAACATAAATATCTGTGCCGGAAACGGCCAAAGAATTCATCGGCAGAAACAGCAATGTCAACCCTGAGTCGGCCGGCTGCCAATTCGCACCGTTGTTGGTAGAAAGGAATACACCGCTGTCGGTTGCGGCAAAGAGATTAGAACCCAAAACTGCTAAGCAATTCACGCTAGCGAATAATCCCGTAGTGGCCGGTGTCCAAGTGGTCCCGTTGTCGGTCGACAGAATAACTCCCTCTCCATAGGAAGCTGCAAAAAGGTTTGTTCCGCTTTGGACAAAAGAAGAAATATTAGAACTTACTACTCCAGAAGTGACAGCTGTCCAGTCATCTCCGTTGTCGGTGGAAAGATATATGTGCCCCGTTTCGCCCCCTGCCAAAATGTTCGTTCCGCTGACTCCAAGGGAATTATCAAATAGATCAGTAATTCCATTATTGACAGCGGTCCAAGTGCTGCCATTGTCGGTAGAACGATACACTCCTGCTCCGGCAAGCAATGCAAAGAGGGTAGTGCCATTTACAGCAAAGGAATAGACAGGGGCACTTACTAAACCGTTATTCACCCCTGTCCAGCTTGTGCCATTATCGGTCGAGAGAAACACACCGCTGTCTGTTCCCGCAAAGAGGTTTGACCCGTTTACGGCAAATGAATACACCTTCCCTTCATTAATGAGGGTATCGGGAATCCACTGCGCTCGTGAAGAATGGACGCCAAGGAGCAAGAAGGATGCTATCGCAAGTATTCGTATCGCACGTTTCATAGATAAACCTCGTTTAATTGTGAACATTGGTTGATTGATAGTCTATCGGCACAGGTGACTGATTTTGCAGCACTTTATTAAATGTGATATTCTTCCCCTTTACTCGCCGTGTCCTGCCTCACTTTTCTCCTGATGACCGCCTACGGCAACGCCCGGTCGCTCTTCGAGAGTCCCCCAAAAGAGGCCAGAAGCGTGAACCGGAGCGTTCCGCCGACGGGATCGTCCTTCTCCGACGCCGCGATATAGCTGAAATCAAATTCGTACGACTCCACCCGCACGCCGACGCCGAAGGTGAAAAACTTACGGTTGCCGTAGGCGGGGTCCTCATAAAAATAACCCGTCCGGAAGGCAAAAAGTTTCGGAGCCCCGTACCAGTACTCGAAACCCAGCCCAGTGTCGAATTGACGGAATTCTTCGCCGATCGTCCTCCCCGTCCAGGAAGTGAAGAAGGCTTTATAGAATACGTCCGAACCGCTGTCCGTGTCATTGACCAGCAGCTTGTTGAAATCGGCGATGAAGGTCGCGTCGTTGTACTGGTTCTTGAAAAGCTTCAGCGCAAGTCCGAGACGAAGGTTCATCGGAATTGGATCCGCGAGCGAGGCATCGCCGTACGTCAGCTTCGGCCCGATGTTCGAGAGGTTGAACCCCAAACTCAGCCTGTCGCCGAGGTTGTGATTCACCAGGGGAATGACGAGGGACTGAGGATGGTAGAGCATGCCGACGTCGAAGCTCCCTCCGGTCGCGATCCCGTTTCCCTGTCCGTCAGGCGAACCGAACGGCGAAATGGCGCTGTGAATGATCCTGAGGTTGAAGCCGATGCCGAGTACATTTGAAAGCTTCGTCGAATAGCCGAGTACAAAAGCCAGTTCGTAACTCTTGAATGTCTCAAGGACGGTCGCGTCGTTCAGCGTCCGCCCGATCTCCCCCTGGTTGAGATACGTGAATGCCGCAGATACGGTTCCGTCCAGCTGCCTGACGTCCTGCTTGTACACCATGTTCGCGATCCAAACATCGCCGAGGTCGAGTGCAGGCTGCCAGTCTGAATAATTGATCGATGCCTCGGAGCCTGATTGAAACGCATACCCCGCCGGATTCCAATATGTCGCCCACGCATCGTCGGCCAGGGCGACACCCGCCTCTCCCATACCGCTGGCGCGCGAGTCGGGAGCGATCATCAGAAACGGGACGGCTGTTGTGGTCACTTGCGCGGGGAGTGTCCGGAAAATGCCCGCTGCTGATATTGCAAAGAGAAGCATCGTGCTTCGTCTCATATTTCCGATACCCTTTCGAAGAAACCAACGATGAGCATTCCCGGCCAGATACCTGAACCAAAGTGCGATTGCGGGAGCTGCAAATCCGCACCGCATTCCGCTCTGACCGACATTTTATTCATTTCTGCTCTTCCGACTTCTCACAGCTCCGCCCTTTGAGTCACATTTATGCAACCCACATGGGACAATAATCCTTTTCCCCCAACTGCACGATACAGATCAACACAGGGGGTAGTAAACTTAACTATCTAACATTTCTGGTGGATAGCGAAAATGTAGTGATTTATCTCTTTAAAGTAAATCTACAAAACAACATAGAGCAGGAATAACCCCATTTTGGATTGGTCCCATTATTTGAGTATATTTTTCAGACAACTATCCCTTTTCATAGCATTGGTTTCGGCCCGGCCTGCTCCTATGATCCGCCGCCTTGCATATTTAGCCCTCTTTTCATCCCTTGCGAATTTCAACCTGGCCGCACAGGATTCCGCGGCGGCCATGTCCCTCGACCGGATCGTAATCAACGATGCTAAAATCGCACTAGAGGACGGTCTTTCTTACTGGTCGGCACCGGCGCATTTTTCCGGCCGGGATTGGATCATTGCCGGGGGAGCTGCCGGGGGGCTCATTGGCCTGGTCTCCGCTGACAGCCATCTCGCCAGCATGTTCAGCATCCAGACAGATGATCAACTGCCGAATTCTCCATGGGAGATTCCAACCTATTACGGTGAGTTCCCCTACGCGGGGATTTTTTCTGCAGGGGTTTATACAGCAGGTCTCTTTTCAGGGGAGAAAAACATTCGAGTCACCGGGCGGCTCCTTCTCGAAAGTCTGCTCTTCTCCGGTTCAGCGGTCATCGTCCTTCGGTACGTCACGGCTAGAACCGGCCCGGGACCTGGCGGCAATTCGCACGACTTCAAGGCATTCCGTTGGGACGCTGAACGGCAATCCTTCCCTTCGGGGCACAGTGTGGCAGCGTTCGCGATGTCGACGGTACTCGCCGAACAGATCAACAATCCTTTTGCATCGATCGGGCTATACGGCATGGCTGCGCTGACCGCCTATTCACGCGTGCGCTTCACCCAGCACTGGACATCCGACGTAGCGGCAGGCAGTGCGCTGGGAATTGCGACCGGTCTCTATGTTATTTCAAGAGAACGAGAGCGCGAAGGACGAGGCGGCGCCAACGGCGGGCTGTCCATCATGCCGACGGCCAACGGTCTTTGTGTGCAGTATTCATTCCGGTAGCCGTCATCCCCTTTTTTCGCAGCCGGATTCGGTTTACCTCATCTCTCAATTAATATTCTGGCGGGAGTTTCCGGAGCTGCTCGTACGTAAACACCGGTCCGTCTTTACAGACATACACTGACCCGACTGTACAATGTCCGCATTTCCCTACACCGCATTTCATTCTATTCTCTAACGTCGTAAAGACCGTTTGCGGTGCGAAACCCAATCGTTCCAGTACCGGAAACGTGAACTTTATCATGATCGGGGGACCGCAAACAACGGCGATCGTCTTCTCGCTTGACGGAGCCAAATCCTCTAAGACCTTCGGGACGAATCCAACCTTGCCTTTCCATGCGGGATTTTCTCCCCCCGGATCGACCGTTGTCACGAGCGTCATGTCGGATCGTTTTCCCCATTCGTCCAATTCGTGCTTATACACAAGGTCGGCAACGGAACGAGCGCCGTAGACAACGGTGACGTTGTTGAACCATTCGCGCAGGTCGAGCGCGTTCCAGATAACGCAACGCATCGGCGGCAGCGCAATACCTCCCGCAACAAATAACAGGTTCTTTCCCTTCCACTCTTCAAGAGGGAAGATGTTTCCATAGGGGCCACGGAACCCGATAATGTCCCCCTCTTCTTTTCGGGCGAGCACGGAGGTCACGCGGCCGGCTTGGCGGAAGGTGCACTCAATGTATTCTTTGCGCGTCGGCGATGATGCGATACAGAAGGTCGATTCGCCTTCCCCGAAGACGGAATACTCGCCGAATTGTCCTGCGTTGAAGGTGAACTGTTCACGATCGGCATCATTCTTAAATTTCAGACGGAACGTTCTGACGCCCGGCGCCTCTTCGGTGACCTTTTCGATCCGCATCAAATACGGATTGTACGTATTGTTTGAAGACATATTTCGATTCCGGCTTTTACTGAACCGCTATCGCAATTTCTCCCGCCCCTCAACAAACGAAACCCGGAGCATCACACCGTTTCGATCGCGGCGGCAACATCAAGGAGCTGTTCTTTCAGGTTCATATCTGCGGGACACGCACGCGAGCATCGTCCGCAGCCGACACAACCGGGTAATTCATACTGCTGCGGCTGGTAGCAAAACTTATGCATCACCCGCTGCCGCCAGCGGTCGCTTTGGACGGGACGCGGATTGTGCCCGGACGTGTGCAGCGTGAACAGCGCGAACGCGCAAGAATCCCAGCAGCGCGCACGATCGCCTTTCTTTGCCGTCCCCTCATCCTGGATGTCGAAGCACGAACACATCGGGCATACGAACGCGCACGCGCCGCATCCAATACAGCGCAAGGAAGCTTCGTACCAGATCGCATTCCCGAAACCCCCCGCGAGCTTTTGGGAAAGCTCATGATGCGAAAATGCCCTTTCAACCTTTGCTAAGTATATTTCTTTCCCGATGGGCGCGGGCTCTGCGAACAGATCGTTGTGCGATGCAATCAGAGCAGCCCCTTTTTCCGAGCCGGATTCGACGAAATAGCAGCCGTTTTCGACCGGCGTCAAGAGAATATCGCTTCCTGTTGCGTCCCCGGGCGAACTGCTCGCAGACGTGCAGAAGCAATCGGCATCAGCTTTTGTGCAGCTCACGCTGATGACGGTCAGTGCGTTCATTCGTTGAGCGACAAATACATCGGAAATATCGCGGGCGAAGAAATCGGCGAGCCGCTGCAGCGCCGAAGCGTCGCAGGGACGGGAACCGAAAAGCACGCATTCGGGCACCGGCACCGCTGCGTAATCCTTCACGCGTACCTCGCCGTCTTCGAAATCGTACGAGATAAGCCTCTGATATTTCGGAAAGAGCAGTTCCTTTGGCGATTCCGTTGTCTGGGTGAAGTCAAACACCACGGCGTTCACATCCGTAACAGGAGCGAAAAAAACTTTCTCCCCCTTGCGCTGCGGCGCGTAGAGTTTCTTGCCGGATGCAGTGATCGCATCAAGAAGTGTCAGCAAGTTTTCATGGGAGAGTGAGTATGTATCCATACGATTGCTTGAGGCGTTACAGGATAAATGCTTCTTTATCTTCCGCGCGGAACGACGATAACGCGGCCGGCGCGTTGCATTGCGTTCCGGCATGCTGGCCGAATTCCCGCTCGACGATGCGTGTCGCTTCGATCGTCAGGAGTGCTATCGGAATCCCGACCGGGCATGCGATGGTGCACGAACCGCATTGCACACACCGCCCTGCAAGATGCATCGCGCGATTGATGTGCCATTCAAAATTCCCGATCGCGTTCGCTGCGACGTCCACCCACTGCGGCTGGTTGCAGTCCGTGATGCAGCGGTCGCAGTAGCACAACGGGCAT encodes the following:
- a CDS encoding UpxY family transcription antiterminator, whose product is MSVVAPQWYALYLRSRYEKKVAIELEKKKIEQFLPLIEEVHVWSDRKKKVTEPLFRGYLFVRTDLRDRETILRTNGVIRFVGIQSKPSRVPDLQIDWLRRVVGGSKAVQRESYLEVGERVRIISGPLIGVEGIINRVNGGSRVIVPIAAVQQSVSFQVPSELLELIRSNDG
- a CDS encoding SLBB domain-containing protein, encoding MRKYCSIVFAACLMLCLTDADAQINPSSFLSATSAGETSTNYYFARPNDLTLIVNVIGFVQRPGRYEIASSIDLINLIALAGGPTPDGSLSKVTIIRIDGKGEKVTRREFHVDLEDLSSVKQEELQLMPGDFIMVNRTGWAKFRDAFEVVVEVSAVTIAVTQVLNYSKK
- a CDS encoding polysaccharide biosynthesis tyrosine autokinase codes for the protein MNSYREPQSNDKGNGRHQADSLVSPLWEYLAILLRGKWIILVSVCVATGLAFLYSNDTKPKFEASSLVLIETKASDKANPMLDLTGATAATKISNEIEILKSRSTIQAVAEALLSQKYINDKKTKIIPILRSAGGRDSLATVEEVSERLEGAVDFSPIHETDIVKITAVSGDPVEAALIANVYTEIYTTQNLQASRLRTTAIREFLQSQLESRKALLDSAENNLQDYMRSSGVVSLDAEGTKVVDQLTALEAQRDAIEVEKSSRLKTLASYKEEFEKLGQSSARAIEESNDSYIALLQEQIAKLEVQRDIVTAQNPGVADQKLYSDKLKEIDQQIASLKKTLAGRTDQFLKSVLPGTGGTSGGGSGSFLAEAKQRIIEQSIELQALDARKSALDGVIQDYEKKFNQIPKKSMDLARLQRAKMSNEKLYLLVEEKYNETSIQEKSEFGYVNIVDPAVVPLTPVGTRLRVYLIFGFVVGLTLGVFVTFVWAFADVRIRTPEDLKRHGFVPLSTISRMNYEIKRIVEDTRDSTAQSPLDIHLVSFYRPFGPIAESYRHLRTNVLATQQDNFPRCIMMTSAIPGEGKTTTACNLAISLAQADKKILLVNGDLRRPTIHEFFGLTNERGLAGFLSGEAGLEDVRQRGVLENLDIIASGELPDNPSELLGSNKMKEFIGMMKQEYDIILADAPPLLAVTDAAVLAKEAEGVVIVASAGMTRANALMSAVELLHSFDARLLGVVLNNFDIRSSFGSYAYGHPNGYYGYESGYYGSNGKRKKSKKRTNRPLESHT
- a CDS encoding T9SS type A sorting domain-containing protein, which translates into the protein MKRAIRILAIASFLLLGVHSSRAQWIPDTLINEGKVYSFAVNGSNLFAGTDSGVFLSTDNGTSWTGVNNGLVSAPVYSFAVNGTTLFALLAGAGVYRSTDNGSTWTAVNNGITDLFDNSLGVSGTNILAGGETGHIYLSTDNGDDWTAVTSGVVSSNISSFVQSGTNLFAASYGEGVILSTDNGTTWTPATTGLFASVNCLAVLGSNLFAATDSGVFLSTNNGANWQPADSGLTLLFLPMNSLAVSGTDIYVSSYLVYKSTDNGTSWVDSSDGLPESSPVNALAVQGSFLYAGMTGGLYQHDLPVDLPVELAAFSASYTGSTIELQWKTATEINNAGFDIQRRSAGTQQWTKVGSVSGAGTSNVPHSYSFKDNVGTAGTYSYRLKQTDHNGAFSYSREIEVSIGGAPRVFGMSQNYPNPFNPSTNIQFTVPADGRATLNVYNAIGQLVATLFDGIAKAGQYNQATFDGSRFASGIYFSRLESNGRTELKKMLLLK
- the porV gene encoding type IX secretion system outer membrane channel protein PorV codes for the protein MRRSTMLLFAISAAGIFRTLPAQVTTTAVPFLMIAPDSRASGMGEAGVALADDAWATYWNPAGYAFQSGSEASINYSDWQPALDLGDVWIANMVYKQDVRQLDGTVSAAFTYLNQGEIGRTLNDATVLETFKSYELAFVLGYSTKLSNVLGIGFNLRIIHSAISPFGSPDGQGNGIATGGSFDVGMLYHPQSLVIPLVNHNLGDRLSLGFNLSNIGPKLTYGDASLADPIPMNLRLGLALKLFKNQYNDATFIADFNKLLVNDTDSGSDVFYKAFFTSWTGRTIGEEFRQFDTGLGFEYWYGAPKLFAFRTGYFYEDPAYGNRKFFTFGVGVRVESYEFDFSYIAASEKDDPVGGTLRFTLLASFGGLSKSDRALP
- a CDS encoding phosphatase PAP2 family protein, with amino-acid sequence MIRRLAYLALFSSLANFNLAAQDSAAAMSLDRIVINDAKIALEDGLSYWSAPAHFSGRDWIIAGGAAGGLIGLVSADSHLASMFSIQTDDQLPNSPWEIPTYYGEFPYAGIFSAGVYTAGLFSGEKNIRVTGRLLLESLLFSGSAVIVLRYVTARTGPGPGGNSHDFKAFRWDAERQSFPSGHSVAAFAMSTVLAEQINNPFASIGLYGMAALTAYSRVRFTQHWTSDVAAGSALGIATGLYVISREREREGRGGANGGLSIMPTANGLCVQYSFR
- a CDS encoding FAD/NAD(P)-binding protein, with protein sequence MSSNNTYNPYLMRIEKVTEEAPGVRTFRLKFKNDADREQFTFNAGQFGEYSVFGEGESTFCIASSPTRKEYIECTFRQAGRVTSVLARKEEGDIIGFRGPYGNIFPLEEWKGKNLLFVAGGIALPPMRCVIWNALDLREWFNNVTVVYGARSVADLVYKHELDEWGKRSDMTLVTTVDPGGENPAWKGKVGFVPKVLEDLAPSSEKTIAVVCGPPIMIKFTFPVLERLGFAPQTVFTTLENRMKCGVGKCGHCTVGSVYVCKDGPVFTYEQLRKLPPEY
- a CDS encoding 4Fe-4S dicluster domain-containing protein, whose protein sequence is MDTYSLSHENLLTLLDAITASGKKLYAPQRKGEKVFFAPVTDVNAVVFDFTQTTESPKELLFPKYQRLISYDFEDGEVRVKDYAAVPVPECVLFGSRPCDASALQRLADFFARDISDVFVAQRMNALTVISVSCTKADADCFCTSASSSPGDATGSDILLTPVENGCYFVESGSEKGAALIASHNDLFAEPAPIGKEIYLAKVERAFSHHELSQKLAGGFGNAIWYEASLRCIGCGACAFVCPMCSCFDIQDEGTAKKGDRARCWDSCAFALFTLHTSGHNPRPVQSDRWRQRVMHKFCYQPQQYELPGCVGCGRCSRACPADMNLKEQLLDVAAAIETV